One window from the genome of Eucalyptus grandis isolate ANBG69807.140 chromosome 7, ASM1654582v1, whole genome shotgun sequence encodes:
- the LOC104454758 gene encoding uncharacterized protein LOC104454758, producing the protein MRRGLGLTEPPEVTQWRSFADIYLMENQLTKLPEDPRCPVLLILFLNRNYKLGTISPSFFDHMPALEILNLSRTRIKSLPESLFRLSPLKRLFLNHCELLMVLPSKIGELQQLEVLDLEGTEIMDLPKEVAKLTKLTCLEVSFCRRINQGTKSVRANALIPQGTISALSQLEELSIDVNPEDERWESVVEAIVDDVCGLISLDTLKLYLQRVEYLRKFKWFGTYKLSDFGIENMEQLKCCIIGECNEIRVIIDGTDMYDEADRSGIVSEILEDDTRLLKSLEYLYVYPQGIPNDASREQPAPPVVLSTTTVNVDRSTSKLKRAPKVAPRPWKFKFNDLKLAARNFSAASPLGKAGFGCARGFTNEVSIVAPRLREFSLKDLKLATRNFSPEGLLGQGGFGRVFRGWIKGNGIVPPELGTGLTVAVKILNSGQRTHEQWLAEVSILGHLVHRNLVHLIGYCVEGNQRLLIYEYMQRGSLNNHLLETELPLTWRNKTKIALQAAEILAFLHGKAEPPVIFRNFKPSKILLDDDYNVKLTGFGLATVLEGDDSHSGTVVRTLGYIDQEYLMRGHVTVKSGVYGFGMVLSEILTGRKPFDLIGRGRSSVMYFWSHREDERILPELMDPRLTSEYSKKGAQISLQLAVGCLELDPDARPWMSEVVEVLKTIQYLPYMPSTSDIEDKTGKR; encoded by the exons ATGCGCAGGGGTTTAGGACTGACGGAACCTCCGGAGGTCACGCAATGGCGGAGTTTTGCAGATATTTACTTGATGGAAAATCAGTTGACTAAGTTACCCGAGGATCCTCGGTGTCCTGTACTCTTGATATTGTTTCTGAATAGAAATTACAAGCTTGGAACTATCAGTCCGTCTTTCTTTGATCACATGCCTGCTCTTGAAATCCTGAATTTATCCAGAACTCGGATCAAGTCCTTGCCAGAGTCTCTGTTCAGGTTAAGCCCCCTGAAAAGACTGTTCTTAAATCACTGTGAGTTATTGATGGTGTTACCTTCAAAAATTGGAGAACTTCAGCAGCTTGAGGTACTTGATCTTGAAGGTACTGAGATCATGGATCTGCCAAAGGAGGTGGCAAAGCTAACAAAGCTCACTTGCTTAGAAGTATCTTTTTGCCGACGCATAAATCAGGGCACAAAATCTGTGAGAGCAAATGCGTTGATTCCTCAAGGCACTATTTCCGCGTTATCTCAGTTAGAAGAATTAAGTATTGATGTAAATCCAGAGGATGAGAGGTGGGAGAGTGTTGTGGAAGCTATTGTTGATGACGTTTGTGGCTTGATAAGTCTGGATACACTTAAATTGTACCTTCAGCGAGTGGAATATCTGAGGAAATTCAAATGGTTTGGTACATACAAG CTATCTGATTTTGGGATTGAGAACATGGAGCAACTGAAATGCTGCATAATTGGGGAGTGTAATGAGATTCGGGTTATTATTGATGGAACTGACATGTACGATGAAGCTGATAGAAGTGGAATTGTATCAGAAATATTGGAGGATGACACGAGACTTCTCAAGTCACTTGAATATCTCTATGTATATC CACAAGGTATTCCAAATGATGCAAGCAGAGAGCAGCCTGCTCCTCCTGTGGTTTTGTCCACAACCACTGTTAATGTAGACCGTTCAACTTCCAAACTCAAAAGGGCACCTAAAGTTGCTCCTCGGCCgtggaaattcaaatttaatgatCTTAAGTTAGCTGCTAGAAACTTTAGTGCTGCAAGTCCTCTTGGTAAAGCTGGTTTTGGCTGTGCGCGTGGATTTACAAATGAGGTATCTATAGTCGCTCCTCGGCTGCGGGAATTTTCATTAAAGGATCTTAAGTTAGCTACAAGAAACTTTAGTCCCGAGGGTCTGCTCGGTCAAGGCGGTTTTGGCCGTGTCTTTAGGGGTTGGATTAAAGGAAATGGGATTGTTCCTCCGGAGCTTGGCACTGGGCTGACTGTTGCTGTTAAGATTCTCAATAGTGGGCAGCGGACTCACGAACAATGGCTG GCTGAAGTGAGTATTCTTGGTCATCTAGTGCATCGAAATTTAGTACATTTAATTGGATATTGCGTGGAAGGCAACCAAAGGCTGCTGATATATGAGTATATGCAACGAGGGAGCTTGAACAATCACCTCTTGGAAA CGGAATTGCCTCTCACTTGGCGTAACAAGACGAAAATAGCACTGCAAGCTGCAGAGattcttgcttttcttcatgggAAGGCAGAACCGCCAGTGATATTTCGTAATTTTAAACCTTCCAAGATCCTATTAGATGAT GACTACAATGTCAAGCTTACTGGTTTTGGACTTGCAACTGTTCTCGAGGGAGATGACTCTCACTCCGGCACTGTCGTACGAACACTTGGCTATATTGACCAGGAATACTTAATGCGTG GTCACGTTACAGTAAAGAGTGGTGTCTATGGTTTTGGTATGGTTCTTTCGGAAATCCTGACCGGAAGAAAACCGTTTGACCTTATTGGTCGTGGACGTTCCTCTGTCATGTACTTTTGGTCACATAGGGAAGATGAAAGAATTTTGCCCGAATTGATGGATCCAAGGCTCACAAGTGAGTACTCAAAAAAAGGTGCCCAGATTTCTTTGCAGTTGGCTGTTGGCTGCCTTGAACTAGATCCAGATGCTCGTCCCTGGATGAGTGAAGTTGTCGAAGTTTTGAAGACTATCCAATATCTTCCATACATGCCAAGTACATCAGATATTGAGGACAAGACAGGGAAGCGCTAG